In the genome of Telluria beijingensis, one region contains:
- a CDS encoding O-antigen ligase family protein produces MNNKSLMSREPMQVWIGFQVFLFPFLSLTTPSGIGFSSLLFLLSALCVPRKSWAALSPHWREIRWVVAAFWFQFALAIVAVAVRPEAGLDYLDKPSRMLLGLSSMALVLLARPSPTALWWGVVAGSLAALPFVAWQRIVLQIERPGGFLNAITFGDLAMVLGLVALAAAIDYRHHTRKAVLAGVGALAGLAACMLTGTRGAWIALALAALLFLSYAQLLRSRKVRLLLAGSFTLVAAAFFVPATGMQERALQGVDDVQTWVDGGNVFTNVGTRLELWKGATILIEERPLFGLDRNTVRAEIRRLVEQGTLDPAILSLEHLHNDALQALATGGVFGLLSWIGILAAPFVFFARQMGRVSLDRGGQATRFAPALAGMLVVLCYFSFGLTEVIFWSLKGSMFYALMVFLLMGFCLAARPGETKVEPRGN; encoded by the coding sequence ATGAACAATAAGTCGCTGATGTCCCGGGAGCCAATGCAGGTGTGGATCGGCTTCCAGGTCTTCCTGTTTCCCTTCCTGAGCCTGACCACTCCTTCCGGCATCGGTTTCAGCAGCCTCCTGTTCCTGCTGTCGGCCCTGTGCGTGCCGAGGAAGAGTTGGGCCGCATTATCGCCGCACTGGCGCGAGATCCGCTGGGTGGTCGCGGCCTTCTGGTTCCAGTTCGCGCTGGCCATCGTCGCGGTCGCGGTCCGGCCCGAGGCCGGCCTCGACTATCTGGACAAGCCGTCGCGCATGCTGCTGGGCCTGAGCAGCATGGCGCTGGTGCTGCTGGCGCGGCCGTCGCCTACCGCCCTGTGGTGGGGCGTGGTCGCCGGCAGCCTGGCCGCGCTGCCCTTCGTGGCCTGGCAGCGCATCGTGCTGCAGATCGAGCGGCCCGGCGGCTTCCTGAATGCGATCACCTTCGGCGACCTGGCCATGGTGCTGGGCCTGGTGGCGCTGGCGGCGGCGATCGACTACCGCCACCATACCCGCAAGGCGGTGCTGGCCGGCGTCGGCGCGCTGGCCGGCCTGGCCGCCTGCATGCTGACCGGCACCCGCGGCGCCTGGATCGCGCTGGCGCTGGCCGCGTTGCTGTTCCTGAGCTATGCCCAGCTGCTCAGGAGCCGCAAGGTGCGCCTGCTGCTGGCCGGCAGCTTCACCCTGGTCGCCGCCGCCTTCTTCGTGCCGGCCACCGGCATGCAGGAACGCGCGCTGCAGGGCGTGGACGACGTCCAGACCTGGGTCGACGGCGGCAACGTCTTCACCAACGTCGGCACCCGGCTCGAGTTGTGGAAGGGCGCGACGATCCTGATCGAAGAACGGCCGCTGTTCGGGCTGGACCGCAACACGGTGCGCGCCGAGATCCGCCGCCTGGTGGAGCAGGGCACGCTCGATCCGGCGATCCTGTCGCTCGAACACCTGCACAACGACGCCCTGCAGGCGCTGGCCACCGGCGGCGTGTTCGGGCTGCTTTCCTGGATCGGCATCCTGGCCGCGCCCTTCGTGTTCTTCGCGCGCCAGATGGGCCGCGTCAGCCTCGATCGCGGCGGACAGGCGACACGCTTCGCGCCGGCGCTGGCCGGCATGCTGGTGGTGCTGTGCTACTTCAGCTTCGGCCTGACCGAAGTCATTTTCTGGTCCCTCAAAGGCAGCATGTTCTATGCGCTGATGGTGTTCCTGCTCATGGGATTCTGCCTGGCCGCGCGGCCGGGGGAAACAAAGGTTGAACCACGTGGAAACTAA
- a CDS encoding glycosyltransferase family 2 protein codes for MQQTQTISVVVTTYNRPDALEAVVEACFLQDDKNFEIIIADDGSTANTRDCIERLAARAPVPVKHVWQPDDGFRAAMARNRGTLAATGDYIIFLDGDCVPQRDFIARHRALSQPGFLVSGSRILLSQRLTERALREHIDLAGLTLGQRLRYRLAGDMNKVIQTMLRWPDVGRVRRTFSWRRIKSCNLAVWKSDLVKVNGFDESFTGWGHEDSDLVVRLFHAGVLRKDGALATEVLHLWHREAQRDQESSNRRIVLERAASGTTQATVGLREHAHGAT; via the coding sequence ATGCAGCAAACACAGACAATTTCGGTCGTGGTCACCACGTACAACCGGCCCGACGCCCTGGAGGCGGTGGTGGAAGCCTGTTTTTTACAGGACGACAAGAATTTCGAAATCATTATCGCTGATGACGGCTCGACTGCCAACACGCGGGATTGCATCGAACGCCTGGCGGCCCGGGCGCCGGTGCCCGTGAAACACGTATGGCAGCCGGACGACGGCTTTCGCGCCGCCATGGCGCGCAACCGCGGCACGCTGGCGGCAACAGGCGACTATATCATTTTCCTGGACGGCGATTGCGTTCCGCAGCGCGACTTCATCGCCCGCCACCGGGCGCTTTCCCAGCCCGGCTTCCTGGTCTCGGGCAGCCGCATCCTGCTCAGCCAGCGGCTGACCGAGCGCGCGCTGCGCGAACACATCGACCTCGCCGGCCTGACGCTGGGCCAGCGCCTGCGCTACCGCCTCGCGGGCGACATGAACAAGGTGATCCAGACGATGCTGCGCTGGCCGGATGTCGGCCGGGTGCGCCGCACCTTCAGCTGGCGCCGCATCAAGAGCTGCAACCTGGCGGTCTGGAAGTCGGACCTGGTGAAGGTGAACGGCTTCGACGAGAGCTTCACCGGCTGGGGCCACGAGGATTCGGACCTGGTCGTGCGGCTGTTCCACGCCGGCGTGCTGCGCAAGGACGGCGCGCTGGCCACCGAGGTGCTGCACCTGTGGCACCGCGAGGCGCAGCGCGACCAGGAATCGAGCAACCGCAGGATCGTGCTGGAGCGGGCCGCGAGCGGCACGACCCAGGCCACGGTCGGGTTGCGCGAGCACGCGCACGGGGCGACATAG
- a CDS encoding cupin domain-containing protein, translated as MALDIEVTRLIAQPKTRVQVIRADEGASVASEQADYIATLLAVCPAGVQRDLYRLRAEPGTPRQSAPHRPGTVEHVVLCRGRARLGPVGHVVELSAGDYASYPADEAHVFEALEAGTSAVMVIEHA; from the coding sequence ATGGCGCTGGACATCGAGGTGACCCGCCTGATCGCCCAGCCGAAAACCCGGGTGCAAGTGATTCGCGCCGATGAGGGCGCCAGCGTGGCTTCCGAACAGGCCGACTATATTGCCACCCTGCTGGCGGTCTGCCCGGCCGGCGTCCAGCGCGACCTGTACCGGCTACGGGCCGAACCCGGCACGCCGCGGCAGTCCGCGCCGCATCGGCCGGGAACGGTCGAACACGTCGTGCTGTGTCGCGGGCGCGCGCGATTGGGGCCGGTCGGGCATGTCGTCGAACTGTCGGCGGGCGACTATGCGAGTTACCCGGCCGATGAAGCGCATGTATTCGAAGCGCTCGAAGCCGGGACCAGCGCGGTGATGGTGATCGAGCACGCCTGA
- the dnaE gene encoding DNA polymerase III subunit alpha: MTSPTFTHLRVHSEYSIVDGLVRIDDLVKAAVKDNQPALAVTDLANTFCLVRFYKAARGKGVKPIVGVDAWITNDDNRDKPHRLLLLAKNHTGYLQLCDLLARAWLTNQYKGRAELRTEWLEALATSVSTLHPDEPQDNALVVLSGAHFGDVGQAIENGDLARAEANAARWARIFPGHFYIEIQRAGQANQEQQVRHSVALAGRLGLPVVATHPVQFLDKSEFIAHEARVCIAEGEMLANAKRVRRFNENMCFKSQAEMAELFKDLPGALANSVEIAKRCNVTLTLGKPQLPNFPTPGMTIDEFLVAETKKGLEERLVQLFPNEAQREKERPRYEARLEFENNTIINMKFPGYFLIVAEFIQWGKNNGVPIGPGRGSGAGSLVAYALKITDLDPLKYNLLFERFLNPERVSMPDFDIDFCQEKRELVIQHVKDLYGRDAVSQIATFGTMAAKGAIRDVGRVLDFGYNFCDGISKLIPFKPGKPVSIAEAIEEEPLLKERLENEEEVKQLLDLAQQVEGITRGIGMHAGGVLIAPGKLTDFCPLYTQGGDAGVVSQYDKDDVEAVGLVKFDFLGLTTLTILDRAVNYIKDLDPAESGFDLAALPLDDRASYKLLSDAKTVAIFQLESRGMQGMLKDARPDRFEDIIALVALYRPGPMDLIPDFCKRKHGEKFDYPDPRTESILSETYGIMVYQEQVMQMAQIVGGYSLGGADMLRRAMGKKKAEEMAEHREIFRAGAAKDGLSTEKADEIFDLMEKFAGYGFNKSHAAAYALLSYHTAYLKVHHTAAFMAANMSLAMEDTEKIKILVEDAKEVCKLTILPPDVNESQFRFTPEGEARSKTGKQVSNIRYGLGGVKGAGQGAIEAIIAARAEGGRFKDLFDFCKRVDRKQINRRTIESLIRAGAMDAFGVDRSVLLASVAFAMEAAGQAAAAANQVSLFGGDDSDLVAPPEYVKALPWTDRQKLSEEKIALGYYLSGHMFDSYAQEVRRFAKTKLKDLEPSRDPRMMCGVITGVRTQMTQRGKILIVTLDDKTGVVEVTVYSEIAEANKNAFREDEFLLVVGKVSEDRFNGGLRITAEKVFDIATARIQYGHKLEMDLATTVDPAKIAEVLQPYRVQDGMPVSLRLVTNGIPYVVQLGDDWRVGPSDTLKQALELTLGAKDVAVEY, translated from the coding sequence ATGACTTCCCCGACTTTCACCCATCTGCGCGTCCACTCCGAATACTCCATCGTCGACGGCCTGGTCCGCATCGACGACCTGGTCAAGGCGGCCGTCAAGGACAACCAGCCGGCGCTGGCCGTGACCGACCTGGCCAATACCTTCTGCCTGGTGCGCTTCTACAAAGCGGCGCGCGGCAAGGGCGTCAAGCCGATCGTCGGGGTCGATGCCTGGATCACCAACGACGACAACCGCGACAAGCCGCACCGCCTGCTGCTGTTGGCAAAGAACCACACCGGCTACCTGCAGCTGTGCGACCTGCTGGCGCGCGCCTGGCTCACCAACCAGTACAAGGGCCGTGCCGAGCTGCGCACCGAGTGGCTGGAGGCGCTGGCTACATCCGTCTCGACGCTGCACCCCGACGAGCCGCAGGACAATGCCCTGGTCGTGCTGTCGGGCGCCCATTTCGGCGATGTCGGCCAGGCGATCGAGAACGGCGACCTGGCGCGCGCGGAAGCCAATGCCGCGCGCTGGGCGCGCATCTTCCCGGGCCACTTCTACATCGAGATCCAGCGCGCCGGCCAGGCCAACCAGGAGCAGCAGGTGCGCCACTCGGTGGCGCTGGCCGGCCGCCTGGGCCTGCCGGTGGTGGCGACCCATCCGGTGCAGTTCCTCGATAAAAGCGAATTCATCGCCCACGAGGCGCGCGTCTGCATCGCCGAGGGCGAGATGCTGGCCAACGCCAAGCGCGTGCGCCGCTTCAACGAGAACATGTGCTTCAAGTCGCAGGCCGAGATGGCGGAGCTGTTCAAGGACTTGCCCGGCGCGCTGGCCAACTCGGTCGAAATCGCCAAGCGCTGCAACGTCACGCTCACGCTGGGCAAGCCGCAGCTGCCGAACTTCCCGACCCCGGGCATGACGATCGACGAATTCCTGGTGGCGGAAACGAAAAAAGGCCTCGAGGAGCGGCTGGTGCAGCTGTTCCCGAACGAGGCCCAGCGCGAAAAAGAGCGTCCACGCTACGAGGCGCGCCTGGAGTTCGAGAACAACACCATCATCAACATGAAGTTCCCGGGCTACTTCCTGATCGTGGCCGAGTTCATCCAGTGGGGCAAGAACAATGGCGTGCCGATCGGTCCGGGCCGCGGCTCGGGAGCGGGCTCCCTCGTTGCGTATGCCTTGAAGATCACCGACCTCGATCCGCTCAAGTACAACCTGCTGTTCGAGCGCTTCCTGAACCCCGAACGCGTCTCGATGCCCGACTTCGACATCGACTTCTGCCAGGAAAAGCGCGAGCTGGTGATCCAGCACGTGAAAGACCTGTACGGCCGCGATGCCGTGTCGCAGATCGCCACCTTCGGCACCATGGCGGCCAAGGGCGCGATCCGCGACGTCGGCCGCGTGCTCGATTTCGGCTACAACTTCTGCGACGGCATCTCCAAGCTGATCCCGTTCAAGCCCGGCAAGCCGGTCTCGATCGCCGAGGCGATCGAAGAAGAACCGCTGCTCAAGGAGCGTCTCGAGAACGAAGAAGAGGTCAAGCAGCTGCTCGACCTGGCACAGCAGGTCGAGGGCATCACGCGCGGCATCGGCATGCACGCCGGCGGCGTGCTGATCGCGCCGGGCAAGCTCACCGATTTCTGCCCGCTGTACACCCAGGGCGGCGACGCCGGCGTGGTGTCGCAGTACGACAAGGACGACGTGGAAGCCGTGGGCCTGGTCAAGTTCGACTTTTTGGGCCTGACCACGCTCACCATCCTCGACCGCGCCGTCAACTACATCAAGGATCTCGATCCGGCGGAGAGCGGATTCGACCTGGCCGCGCTGCCGCTGGACGACCGCGCCTCGTACAAATTGCTGAGCGACGCCAAGACGGTCGCGATCTTCCAGCTTGAATCGCGCGGCATGCAGGGCATGCTCAAGGACGCGCGTCCCGACCGCTTCGAGGACATCATCGCGCTGGTGGCGCTGTACCGTCCGGGCCCGATGGACCTGATTCCCGACTTCTGCAAGCGCAAACACGGCGAGAAGTTCGACTATCCCGATCCGCGCACCGAGTCCATCCTGTCCGAGACCTACGGCATCATGGTCTACCAGGAGCAGGTGATGCAGATGGCGCAGATCGTGGGCGGCTACTCGCTGGGCGGCGCCGACATGCTGCGCCGCGCGATGGGTAAAAAGAAGGCCGAAGAGATGGCCGAGCACCGCGAGATCTTCCGCGCCGGCGCCGCCAAGGATGGCCTGTCGACCGAGAAGGCCGACGAGATCTTCGACCTGATGGAGAAATTCGCGGGCTACGGCTTCAACAAGTCGCATGCGGCCGCCTATGCGCTGCTGTCTTACCATACCGCGTACCTGAAGGTGCACCACACCGCCGCGTTCATGGCAGCCAATATGTCGCTGGCGATGGAAGACACCGAGAAGATCAAGATCCTGGTCGAGGATGCGAAAGAAGTCTGCAAGCTCACGATCCTGCCGCCGGACGTCAACGAATCGCAGTTCCGCTTCACGCCCGAAGGCGAGGCCAGGTCGAAGACCGGCAAGCAGGTGAGCAATATCCGCTACGGCCTGGGCGGCGTGAAGGGCGCGGGGCAGGGCGCGATCGAAGCCATCATCGCCGCCCGTGCCGAGGGCGGCAGGTTCAAGGACCTGTTCGACTTCTGCAAGCGGGTCGACCGCAAGCAGATCAACCGCCGCACCATCGAATCCCTGATCCGGGCTGGCGCGATGGATGCCTTCGGCGTCGATCGCTCGGTGCTGCTGGCGTCCGTCGCCTTCGCGATGGAAGCGGCCGGCCAGGCCGCCGCCGCCGCCAACCAGGTCAGCCTGTTCGGCGGCGACGATTCCGACCTCGTGGCGCCGCCCGAGTACGTCAAGGCGCTGCCCTGGACCGACCGCCAGAAGCTGTCCGAAGAAAAGATCGCGCTCGGCTACTACCTGTCGGGCCATATGTTCGACTCGTATGCGCAAGAGGTGCGGCGTTTCGCCAAGACCAAGCTGAAGGACCTGGAACCGTCGCGCGATCCGCGCATGATGTGCGGCGTGATCACCGGCGTGCGCACCCAGATGACCCAGCGCGGCAAGATCCTGATCGTGACGCTGGACGACAAGACCGGCGTGGTCGAAGTGACCGTGTACAGCGAGATCGCCGAGGCCAACAAGAACGCCTTCCGCGAAGACGAGTTCCTGCTGGTGGTCGGCAAGGTGTCCGAAGACCGCTTCAACGGCGGCCTGCGCATCACGGCGGAGAAGGTGTTCGACATCGCCACCGCGCGCATCCAGTACGGGCACAAGCTGGAGATGGACCTGGCCACCACGGTGGATCCGGCGAAGATCGCCGAGGTGCTGCAGCCCTACCGGGTGCAGGACGGGATGCCGGTCAGCCTGCGCCTGGTGACTAACGGGATTCCGTATGTCGTGCAGCTGGGCGACGATTGGCGGGTGGGGCCGTCCGATACGCTCAAGCAGGCGCTCGAGCTGACGCTGGGCGCCAAGGATGTCGCCGTCGAGTATTGA
- the msbA gene encoding lipid A export permease/ATP-binding protein MsbA: METKVIVRRLLALVKPYQSRAWMALLSMAITAATQPLLGEALKVLLDDGFKDNIAFSLWWIPTILVSIFILRGIGTFGTAYFNNWVLSRVLNDMRAMAFEKVLRLPVARYQDESTGKIINTVVNDVRQVVDMIQSVFVACVRDVLVVIGLLGTLLYLNWKLTLVAIVVIPLTAVIVRTTTKRLRNLNRESQRVTAEMTGVVEEAARGHQVIRVFAGERYERQRFHRRSEALRGFSQRMTVAFAATTPVTQIATSLALSLVIVLAIQADMTVGEFTQFVTMMLMLLTPLKSLAEVNGPMQRGMAAAETVFGIIDSEPERDTGSRELGRAQGHLVLDNVVFRYPNALNPALNGVSLEVKPGQTVALVGVSGGGKSTFVNLVTRFYDPEGGRLLLDGVPYADIKLASLRGQLAMVSQNVVLFDDTLAANIAYGAEQVDYERLAAAVKAAHLLEVVARLPDGIDTRIGENGSRLSGGQRQRVAIARAIYKDAPLLILDEATSALDNESERAVQAALDTLMAGRTTIVIAHRLSTIERADRIVVMEAGRIVEQGTHDELLALRGMYANLYHLQFAAEG, encoded by the coding sequence GTGGAAACTAAAGTCATCGTCCGGCGCCTGCTGGCGCTGGTCAAACCGTATCAATCGCGCGCCTGGATGGCGCTGCTGTCGATGGCCATCACCGCCGCCACCCAGCCGCTGCTGGGCGAGGCGCTCAAGGTCCTGCTCGACGACGGCTTCAAGGACAACATCGCATTCAGCCTGTGGTGGATTCCCACCATCCTGGTGTCGATCTTCATCCTGCGCGGCATCGGCACCTTCGGCACCGCCTATTTCAACAACTGGGTGCTGTCCCGGGTCCTCAACGACATGCGTGCCATGGCCTTCGAAAAGGTATTGCGGCTGCCGGTCGCGCGCTACCAGGACGAATCGACGGGCAAGATCATCAACACCGTGGTCAACGACGTGCGCCAGGTGGTGGACATGATCCAGTCGGTGTTCGTGGCCTGCGTGCGCGACGTGCTGGTCGTGATCGGCCTGCTGGGCACCCTGCTGTACCTGAACTGGAAGCTGACCCTGGTCGCCATCGTCGTGATCCCGCTGACCGCCGTCATCGTGCGCACCACCACCAAGCGCCTGCGCAACCTGAACCGCGAGAGCCAGCGCGTCACCGCCGAGATGACCGGCGTGGTCGAAGAAGCCGCGCGCGGCCACCAGGTAATCCGCGTATTCGCGGGCGAGCGCTATGAACGCCAGCGCTTCCACCGGCGCAGCGAAGCGCTGCGCGGCTTTTCGCAGCGCATGACGGTGGCCTTCGCCGCCACCACGCCGGTGACCCAGATCGCCACTTCCCTCGCGCTGTCGCTGGTCATTGTGCTGGCGATCCAGGCCGATATGACGGTGGGCGAATTCACCCAGTTCGTGACCATGATGCTGATGCTGCTCACGCCCCTGAAATCGCTGGCCGAGGTCAATGGCCCGATGCAGCGCGGGATGGCGGCCGCCGAGACGGTGTTCGGCATCATCGATTCCGAACCGGAGCGTGACACCGGCAGCCGCGAGCTCGGTCGCGCGCAGGGCCACCTGGTGCTGGACAACGTGGTGTTCCGCTATCCGAACGCGCTCAACCCGGCCCTGAACGGCGTCTCGCTGGAAGTGAAACCGGGGCAGACGGTGGCGCTGGTGGGCGTGTCGGGCGGCGGCAAGTCGACCTTCGTGAACCTGGTTACGCGCTTCTACGATCCGGAAGGCGGCCGCCTGCTGCTCGACGGCGTGCCGTATGCCGACATCAAGCTGGCCTCGCTGCGCGGCCAGCTGGCGATGGTGAGCCAGAACGTGGTGCTGTTCGACGATACGCTGGCGGCGAACATCGCCTACGGCGCCGAGCAGGTCGACTACGAGCGGCTGGCGGCGGCGGTGAAGGCCGCGCACCTGCTCGAGGTGGTGGCGCGCCTGCCGGACGGCATCGACACCCGCATCGGCGAGAACGGCTCGCGCCTGTCGGGCGGCCAGCGCCAGCGGGTGGCGATCGCGCGCGCGATCTACAAGGACGCGCCTTTGCTGATCCTCGACGAAGCCACGTCGGCGCTGGACAACGAGAGCGAACGCGCGGTGCAGGCGGCGCTCGACACCCTGATGGCCGGCCGCACCACGATCGTGATCGCGCACCGCCTGTCGACCATCGAGCGCGCCGACCGCATCGTGGTGATGGAGGCGGGACGGATCGTGGAGCAGGGCACGCACGACGAATTGCTGGCGTTGAGGGGCATGTACGCCAACCTGTATCACCTGCAGTTCGCCGCCGAAGGATAG